In the genome of Victivallis lenta, one region contains:
- a CDS encoding DUF1796 family putative cysteine peptidase, with amino-acid sequence MDYDFFCSLGGSCAVSHQLKERRLRVASLPFDWLFCVSDRTIEALTECFRNDFADWMRRGNLRELAAQERGQSTIFQCEDTATGYRFIHDFHADPASGNEYDSVLAKYRRRIERLYEYLKKSQRIALLFDADFELEPAKFARLRQVLLDKFGPKTALDLHIVHFGAPRLEVECLDGMTIYHFPTSKHSYLYKYKCMEFSFLDDMRLTGAIPQPRGRGRRLEINRLPHGFRLILFRSRPLRFKAAVRIFRNWFEVVIGNLWE; translated from the coding sequence ATGGATTATGATTTTTTCTGCTCGCTGGGCGGCAGTTGTGCTGTTTCGCATCAGTTGAAGGAGCGGCGGCTGCGGGTGGCGAGCCTGCCTTTTGACTGGTTGTTCTGCGTTTCGGACCGGACCATTGAGGCGCTGACGGAATGTTTCCGCAATGATTTTGCCGACTGGATGCGCCGGGGAAACCTGCGTGAGCTTGCCGCGCAGGAACGGGGGCAGTCCACCATCTTTCAATGTGAGGACACGGCGACCGGATATCGTTTCATCCATGATTTCCATGCAGATCCCGCATCCGGGAACGAATATGATTCCGTGCTGGCCAAATATCGCCGCCGGATTGAGCGGCTGTATGAGTATTTGAAGAAATCACAACGGATCGCATTGCTTTTTGATGCGGATTTTGAGCTGGAGCCGGCAAAGTTCGCCCGGCTGCGGCAGGTGCTGCTGGATAAATTCGGCCCTAAAACGGCTTTGGATTTGCACATCGTGCACTTCGGCGCACCCCGGCTCGAAGTGGAATGTCTCGACGGCATGACGATTTATCATTTTCCCACATCCAAACATTCCTATCTTTATAAGTATAAATGCATGGAATTTTCTTTTCTGGACGACATGCGGTTGACTGGCGCAATTCCTCAGCCCCGGGGGCGCGGACGCCGGCTGGAAATCAACCGTTTACCGCACGGCTTCCGCCTGATCCTGTTTCGCAGCAGGCCGCTGCGTTTCAAGGCGGCGGTGCGGATATTCCGCAATTGGTTTGAAGTCGTGATCGGAAATCTGTGGGAATGA
- a CDS encoding acyltransferase has product MIRRLLLRCFFVWLRCRGYCYRLRFRSTLWIWGGRLNSGRRNRLLVPLRCTGNRGTVTIGSDNIFGFWGARRSGNGEIRLAAWNQEARIVIGNHCRFSNNVTLGAMTEITVGDLLLCGDHVNIMDADFHDLSPETRFRGHGQTRPVHIGNNVWLGSSVTILKGVTIGDGAVIAAGSVVTRDVPARTLAAGVPAEVIRTL; this is encoded by the coding sequence ATGATACGACGATTATTGCTGCGCTGTTTTTTTGTGTGGCTGCGGTGCCGCGGATATTGTTACCGGCTGCGGTTCCGGAGCACATTATGGATCTGGGGGGGGAGGCTCAATTCCGGCCGGAGGAACCGGCTGCTGGTCCCCCTGCGCTGTACCGGGAATCGCGGAACGGTGACGATCGGTTCCGACAATATCTTCGGTTTCTGGGGCGCCCGGCGTTCCGGGAACGGTGAAATCCGCCTGGCGGCCTGGAATCAGGAGGCCCGGATCGTAATTGGAAATCATTGCCGGTTTTCCAATAACGTAACCTTGGGCGCTATGACGGAAATTACCGTCGGGGATTTGCTCTTATGCGGTGACCATGTCAATATCATGGATGCCGATTTCCATGACTTGTCGCCGGAAACGCGGTTTCGCGGGCACGGTCAAACCCGCCCGGTTCATATCGGAAATAATGTGTGGCTCGGGAGCTCGGTGACGATTCTGAAAGGCGTGACGATCGGTGACGGGGCGGTCATCGCGGCCGGCAGCGTTGTCACCCGGGATGTCCCGGCGCGAACGCTGGCTGCCGGGGTTCCCGCTGAAGTTATCAGGACATTGTAG